Proteins from a genomic interval of Polaribacter sp. Q13:
- a CDS encoding YebC/PmpR family DNA-binding transcriptional regulator, protein MGRAFEFRKARKMKRWSAMAKTFTRIGKDIVMAVKEGGPNPETNSRLRAVIQNAKAANMPKENVERAIKKATDKDTANYKEVLFEGYAPHGIALLLETATDNNNRTVANVRACFNKCDGNLGTSGSVVFMFDHTCNFTLKKEDITMDMEELELELIDFEVEEVFDDEEGVIIYAPFEQFGALQTYFEENNIEILSSGFERIPTTTTKLNEEQQADVEKLLEKLEEDDDVQHVYHSMEM, encoded by the coding sequence ATGGGTAGAGCATTTGAGTTCAGGAAAGCAAGAAAAATGAAACGTTGGTCGGCAATGGCAAAAACTTTTACCAGAATAGGTAAAGATATTGTGATGGCAGTAAAAGAAGGTGGACCAAACCCTGAAACAAACTCTCGTTTGCGTGCTGTGATACAGAATGCAAAAGCTGCCAACATGCCAAAAGAAAATGTTGAACGTGCTATAAAAAAAGCAACAGACAAAGATACGGCTAACTATAAAGAAGTTCTTTTTGAAGGCTATGCGCCACACGGAATTGCACTACTTTTAGAAACAGCAACAGACAATAACAACAGAACAGTAGCAAATGTTAGAGCTTGTTTTAATAAATGTGACGGAAATTTAGGAACTTCTGGTTCTGTAGTTTTTATGTTTGACCATACGTGTAATTTTACCTTAAAAAAGGAAGACATTACTATGGATATGGAAGAATTAGAATTAGAGTTAATCGATTTTGAAGTTGAAGAAGTTTTTGATGATGAAGAAGGGGTAATTATTTATGCTCCTTTTGAACAATTTGGAGCATTACAAACTTACTTTGAAGAAAATAATATAGAAATATTATCTTCTGGCTTTGAAAGAATACCAACTACAACCACAAAATTAAACGAAGAGCAGCAAGCTGATGTAGAAAAACTTTTAGAAAAACTAGAAGAAGATGATGATGTACAACATGTATATCATTCTATGGAAATGTAA
- the lpxK gene encoding tetraacyldisaccharide 4'-kinase has protein sequence MKFLRFLLFPFAIIYDVVTSIRNFFFEVGVFKQTSFKIPVIVVGNLSVGGTGKTPQIEYLIRLLKVSFKTAVLSRGYKRKTEGFVLLNSTHSAEDVGDEPLQYFKKFSAINVAVDANRAEGIIRLINENSPEVILLDDAYQHRKVKGSFYILLTKFDDLFTDDFLLPTGNLRESRSGAKRADVILVTKCPINLSESSKNKVEEKLKKFHKKVFFTTISYDDKTAGSESVLVDDLKNYEILLITGIANPTPLLSFLNEKKVNFKHLKFPDHHHFTEHEIVTIKEEYADLKSSKKLILTTEKDYVRLENRVEALSFLGIRTSFLEQQEEFNTIIKSHIK, from the coding sequence ATGAAATTTCTAAGATTTTTATTATTTCCGTTTGCCATTATTTATGATGTGGTTACAAGCATTCGTAACTTCTTTTTTGAAGTAGGGGTTTTTAAACAAACTTCGTTTAAGATTCCAGTAATTGTTGTTGGTAATTTAAGCGTTGGAGGTACGGGGAAAACACCACAAATAGAATATTTAATTCGCTTATTAAAAGTGTCTTTTAAAACAGCTGTTTTAAGTAGAGGGTATAAACGTAAAACAGAAGGATTTGTGTTGCTAAATAGTACGCATTCTGCAGAAGATGTTGGAGATGAACCTTTACAGTACTTTAAAAAGTTTAGTGCTATTAATGTAGCTGTAGATGCAAACAGGGCTGAAGGAATTATCAGATTAATTAATGAGAATTCTCCTGAGGTTATTTTATTAGATGATGCTTATCAGCATAGAAAAGTAAAAGGTAGTTTTTATATTTTGTTAACTAAATTTGATGATTTATTTACAGATGATTTTTTATTACCAACAGGAAATTTAAGAGAAAGTAGAAGTGGCGCAAAACGAGCAGATGTTATTTTAGTAACAAAATGCCCAATAAACTTATCTGAATCTTCTAAAAATAAAGTAGAAGAGAAGTTAAAGAAATTCCATAAAAAGGTGTTTTTTACAACGATTTCTTATGATGATAAAACGGCAGGATCTGAATCTGTTTTGGTTGATGATTTAAAAAATTACGAGATTTTATTAATTACTGGAATTGCAAATCCAACACCGCTTTTATCTTTTTTAAATGAAAAGAAAGTGAATTTTAAACATTTAAAATTCCCAGATCATCATCATTTTACAGAGCATGAAATAGTTACGATTAAAGAGGAATACGCTGATTTAAAATCTTCTAAAAAACTTATTTTAACTACAGAAAAAGATTATGTTCGTTTAGAAAATAGGGTGGAAGCACTTTCTTTTTTAGGAATACGAACTTCTTTTTTAGAGCAGCAAGAAGAGTTTAATACTATTATAAAAAGTCATATAAAATAA
- a CDS encoding Nif3-like dinuclear metal center hexameric protein: MTIKDITNYLEELAPLNYAEDFDNVGLLIGNYQTKVTNILVTLDTLEKTVDEAIAKKCNLIVSFHPIIFGGLKKLNGNSYVERVVLKAIKNDIAIYATHTALDNSKNGVSAKMCEVLGLENTSILIPKKGIIKKLTTYTPTANADALRDSLFKAGAGSIGNYDNSSFSSFGKSTFRGNENSNQTLGEKGKNHTENETQISVVFESKYEAAVLKALQDNHPYEEVAYELVITENVHQNTGMGMIGELPSEMDETDFLLYLKATMKTDCVRHSNLINKKIKKIAVLGGSGSFAISNAKRAGADAYVSADFKYHEFFKAENKILLADIGHYESEQFTKNLLVDYLTKKFSNFAVILSEESTNPIYYI, translated from the coding sequence ATGACCATAAAAGACATCACAAATTATTTAGAAGAATTAGCTCCTTTAAATTACGCTGAAGATTTTGATAATGTTGGGTTATTAATTGGTAATTATCAAACAAAAGTTACCAATATTTTAGTTACTTTAGATACTTTAGAAAAAACAGTAGATGAAGCAATTGCTAAAAAGTGTAATTTAATTGTGAGCTTTCATCCTATTATTTTTGGCGGTTTAAAAAAACTAAACGGAAATTCGTATGTAGAACGTGTCGTTTTAAAAGCAATAAAAAATGACATTGCCATTTATGCTACCCACACAGCTTTAGATAATTCTAAAAATGGAGTTTCAGCAAAAATGTGTGAAGTTTTAGGCTTAGAAAATACTAGCATTTTAATTCCGAAAAAAGGGATTATCAAAAAACTAACTACCTACACTCCTACTGCAAATGCAGATGCTCTAAGAGATTCTCTTTTTAAAGCTGGCGCTGGAAGTATAGGTAATTATGATAATAGTTCTTTTAGTTCTTTTGGAAAAAGTACTTTTAGAGGTAATGAAAATTCTAATCAGACTTTAGGAGAAAAAGGAAAAAATCATACTGAAAATGAAACTCAAATTTCTGTAGTTTTTGAAAGTAAATATGAAGCTGCAGTTTTAAAAGCATTGCAAGACAATCATCCGTATGAAGAGGTTGCTTATGAATTAGTTATCACAGAAAATGTGCATCAAAATACTGGAATGGGAATGATTGGAGAACTTCCATCGGAGATGGATGAAACCGACTTTCTTTTATATTTAAAAGCCACAATGAAAACAGATTGTGTGCGTCATTCTAATTTAATCAATAAAAAAATAAAAAAAATAGCTGTTTTAGGCGGATCTGGTAGTTTTGCCATTTCAAACGCAAAAAGAGCCGGAGCAGATGCATATGTGAGTGCAGACTTTAAATATCATGAGTTTTTTAAAGCCGAAAACAAGATTCTTTTGGCAGATATTGGACATTATGAGAGTGAACAGTTTACAAAAAACCTTTTGGTAGACTATCTTACGAAAAAATTTAGTAATTTTGCAGTCATTTTATCAGAAGAAAGTACAAATCCTATATATTATATATAA
- a CDS encoding acetate/propionate family kinase, producing the protein MNILILNAGSSSLKYQLIEMPSQVVKCVGLVERIGMQDAIFTHEKDGEKHSEVTPILNHKIGLKKVADALLDKEIGVISSVDEIKAIGHRVVHGGSRYSGTVEVDEKVKSNIKDLFSLAPLHNPANLTGIEIAETIFTSAKQAVVFDTAFHQTMPKEAFQYAIPTKYLKENKVRAYGFHGTSHKYVSEKAIEYLGGKSSKIITIHLGNGCSMAAVKDGKCIDTSMGFSPTNGLIMGTRSGDIDHSVIFFLMKKLNKTADEVNDILQKNSGMLGLTGFSDLREIEEKAGNGNEECQIALNLASYRIKKFIGAYTAALNGLDAIIFTAGIGENSNFMRRLSCENLDFFGIDLDDSKNDIRSKEIREIQKQTGKVKILVIPTNEELEIAKETYDLLN; encoded by the coding sequence ATGAATATTTTAATTTTAAACGCAGGTTCTTCTTCTTTAAAATACCAATTAATAGAAATGCCTTCACAAGTAGTAAAATGTGTTGGTTTAGTAGAAAGAATTGGTATGCAAGATGCTATTTTTACACATGAAAAAGATGGTGAAAAACATTCTGAAGTTACCCCTATTTTAAACCATAAAATTGGTTTAAAGAAAGTAGCAGATGCTTTATTAGATAAAGAAATAGGTGTTATTTCTTCTGTTGATGAAATAAAAGCAATTGGTCATAGAGTTGTACATGGAGGAAGCAGATATAGTGGTACTGTAGAAGTTGATGAAAAAGTAAAATCTAATATTAAAGATTTATTTAGCTTAGCTCCTTTGCACAACCCTGCAAATTTAACAGGTATAGAAATTGCAGAAACAATTTTTACATCTGCAAAACAAGCGGTCGTTTTTGATACTGCTTTTCATCAAACAATGCCTAAAGAGGCTTTTCAATACGCAATACCAACTAAATATTTAAAAGAAAACAAAGTTAGAGCTTACGGTTTTCATGGTACTAGTCATAAATACGTATCAGAAAAAGCAATAGAATATTTAGGCGGAAAATCATCAAAAATAATTACCATCCATTTAGGCAACGGTTGTAGTATGGCTGCTGTTAAAGACGGAAAGTGCATTGATACTTCAATGGGTTTTTCTCCAACAAATGGATTAATAATGGGAACAAGATCTGGAGATATAGATCATTCTGTTATTTTCTTTTTAATGAAAAAATTAAATAAAACAGCAGATGAAGTGAATGATATCTTACAAAAAAATTCTGGAATGTTAGGTTTAACTGGTTTTTCTGATTTAAGAGAAATAGAAGAAAAAGCAGGTAACGGAAATGAAGAATGCCAAATCGCCTTAAATTTAGCCAGTTATAGAATTAAGAAATTTATTGGTGCTTACACGGCTGCTTTAAATGGTTTAGATGCCATTATTTTTACAGCTGGTATTGGAGAAAACTCTAACTTTATGCGAAGATTATCTTGTGAAAACTTAGACTTTTTTGGTATTGATTTAGACGATTCTAAAAACGATATCCGTTCTAAAGAAATTAGAGAAATTCAAAAACAAACAGGCAAAGTTAAAATTTTAGTGATTCCTACTAATGAAGAACTAGAAATTGCAAAAGAAACGTATGATCTTTTAAATTGA
- a CDS encoding acyl-CoA carboxylase subunit beta: protein MDINFNKNEDYNKLLASDLKRRFAKVKLGGGQKRIDKQHGKGKMTARERVDYLLDKNSKSIEIGAFAGEDMYTEHGGCPSGGVVVKIGYIKGKQCIVVANDATVKAGAWFPITGKKNLRAQEISIENRLPIIYLVDSAGVYLPLQDEIFPDKEHFGRIFRNNAVMSSMGITQISAVMGSCVAGGAYLPIMSDEAIIVNKTASIFLAGSYLVKAAIGESIDNETLGGATTHCEISGVTDYKAKDDKDALDKIKFIVDKIGDYDKAGFSKTEAFPPKENEDDIFGILPKERNAQYDMLEIIKRLVDNSEFEQYKEGYGKTILTGYARINGWAVGIIANQRKLVKTQKGEMQFGGVIYNDSADKSTRFIANCNQKKIPLVFLQDVTGFMVGSKSEHGGIIKDGAKMVNAVSNSVVPKFTIIIGNSYGAGNYAMCGKAYDPRLIVAWPSAELAVMSGNSAAKVLLQIETASLKKRGEEITPEKETELFNKIKSRYDNQISPYYAAARIWTDGIINPLDTRTWISMGIEAANHAPITKQFNMGVLQV from the coding sequence ATGGATATCAACTTCAATAAAAACGAAGATTACAATAAATTGTTAGCATCAGACCTAAAACGAAGATTTGCAAAAGTAAAACTAGGTGGTGGTCAAAAAAGAATTGACAAACAACACGGAAAAGGTAAAATGACCGCAAGAGAAAGAGTTGACTACCTATTAGATAAAAATTCTAAATCTATAGAAATTGGTGCTTTTGCTGGTGAAGATATGTATACAGAACATGGAGGCTGCCCTTCTGGAGGCGTTGTGGTAAAAATAGGATACATAAAAGGAAAACAATGTATTGTTGTTGCAAATGATGCTACTGTAAAAGCAGGAGCTTGGTTTCCTATTACTGGAAAAAAGAATTTACGAGCACAAGAAATATCCATAGAAAACAGATTACCAATTATTTATTTAGTAGATTCTGCTGGTGTTTATTTGCCTTTGCAGGATGAAATTTTTCCTGACAAAGAACATTTCGGACGTATTTTTAGAAATAACGCGGTGATGAGTAGCATGGGTATTACACAAATTTCTGCGGTTATGGGCAGCTGTGTAGCTGGTGGAGCTTACTTACCAATTATGAGCGATGAAGCAATAATTGTAAATAAAACAGCTAGTATTTTTCTTGCTGGAAGTTATTTGGTTAAAGCTGCCATAGGAGAAAGTATAGACAATGAAACTTTAGGTGGCGCAACAACACATTGTGAAATTTCGGGTGTTACAGATTACAAAGCCAAAGACGATAAAGATGCGCTTGATAAAATAAAATTTATTGTTGATAAAATTGGTGATTATGACAAAGCTGGTTTTAGTAAAACCGAAGCTTTTCCTCCAAAAGAAAATGAAGATGATATTTTCGGAATCCTTCCGAAGGAAAGAAACGCGCAATATGATATGTTAGAAATCATAAAGCGTTTGGTAGATAACTCTGAATTTGAACAATACAAAGAAGGCTACGGAAAAACCATTTTAACCGGTTATGCAAGAATTAATGGTTGGGCAGTTGGTATTATTGCCAATCAACGTAAATTGGTAAAAACCCAAAAAGGAGAAATGCAATTTGGCGGTGTTATTTATAACGATTCGGCAGATAAATCTACTCGTTTTATTGCCAATTGTAATCAGAAAAAAATACCTTTAGTTTTCTTACAAGACGTTACTGGTTTTATGGTAGGCTCAAAATCTGAACACGGAGGTATTATAAAAGACGGTGCCAAAATGGTAAACGCAGTGAGTAATTCTGTAGTACCAAAATTCACCATTATTATTGGTAATTCTTACGGAGCAGGTAATTATGCCATGTGTGGTAAAGCTTATGATCCAAGACTAATTGTTGCATGGCCAAGTGCAGAACTGGCTGTAATGAGCGGAAATTCAGCAGCTAAAGTTTTACTACAAATAGAAACAGCATCACTTAAAAAACGTGGCGAAGAAATAACTCCAGAAAAAGAGACTGAGTTATTTAATAAAATAAAATCGCGTTACGACAATCAAATCTCTCCATATTATGCAGCTGCAAGAATCTGGACAGATGGTATTATTAACCCGTTAGACACAAGAACTTGGATTTCTATGGGAATCGAAGCTGCAAACCACGCTCCTATTACAAAACAATTTAATATGGGTGTTTTACAGGTTTAA
- the lipA gene encoding lipoyl synthase, with protein sequence MAIESVILPEKQQKPKWLRVKLPVGKKYTELRSLVDKYKLNTICTSGSCPNMGECWGEGTATFMILGNICTRSCGFCGVKTGRPETVEWDEPEKVARSIKLMSIKHAVITSVDRDDLKDGGSIIWAETVEAIRRANPNTTLETLIPDFQGNTKQIDRVIEVHPEVVSHNMETVRRLTRDVRIQAKYDRSLGVLKYLKENGMRTKTGLMLGLGETEEEVIQTMKDIREANCDIITIGQYLQPTKKHLPVKNFITPDQFKKYETLGLEMGFMYVESGALVRSSYKAHKHAI encoded by the coding sequence ATGGCAATAGAATCCGTAATACTTCCAGAAAAACAACAAAAACCAAAATGGCTACGTGTAAAACTACCCGTTGGTAAAAAATATACTGAATTAAGGAGTTTGGTAGATAAATACAAACTGAATACCATTTGTACAAGTGGAAGCTGCCCAAACATGGGAGAATGTTGGGGAGAAGGAACTGCTACATTTATGATTTTAGGAAATATATGTACTCGTTCATGTGGTTTTTGTGGTGTTAAAACCGGAAGACCAGAAACTGTAGAATGGGATGAACCAGAAAAAGTAGCACGTTCTATTAAGTTAATGAGTATAAAGCATGCAGTAATTACTTCTGTAGATAGAGACGATTTAAAAGATGGTGGTTCTATTATTTGGGCAGAAACTGTAGAAGCAATTCGTAGAGCAAACCCAAATACTACTTTAGAAACTTTAATTCCAGATTTTCAAGGAAACACAAAACAGATAGACAGAGTTATAGAAGTACACCCAGAAGTTGTTTCTCATAATATGGAAACGGTTAGAAGGTTGACTCGTGATGTTAGAATACAAGCAAAATACGATAGAAGTTTAGGTGTTTTAAAATACTTAAAAGAAAACGGAATGAGAACTAAAACAGGTTTAATGCTTGGTTTAGGAGAAACGGAAGAAGAGGTAATACAAACGATGAAAGATATACGTGAAGCAAATTGCGATATTATTACCATTGGACAATACTTACAACCTACTAAAAAACACTTACCTGTTAAGAACTTTATAACACCAGATCAGTTTAAAAAATACGAAACTTTAGGTTTAGAAATGGGCTTTATGTATGTAGAAAGTGGTGCGTTAGTACGTTCTTCTTACAAGGCACATAAACACGCTATATAA
- a CDS encoding acyltransferase family protein produces the protein MKYSWIDIVKGIGIILVVLGHITGGYSQNLIFLVHMPLFFFISGYLFKSQCIKDYFLKKTISLLLPYFTFLVILYPFEYPYSVDTNIFKYILKPIYGGQLLNNGLIAFWFITCLFLTQQVFNLLVHKINSKKLLALIVFLFYITSYINSEIYSVFKLPWNANVVLAAIPFFYTGYLFKLKKYSINLIVILVLNIISAYIIYYQTPIAYDMKTANYGIPIISFILSTASILFIIFIAKKLQHINFISKKLKYIGRKSMIIMFLHQPIYIFLKNNFNINIILTFTMIIGFSCLFYKIFEQNIICRVLFLGSKKDLDLLRNNSKNKLN, from the coding sequence ATGAAATATTCTTGGATTGATATTGTAAAAGGAATAGGTATTATTCTTGTTGTTTTAGGGCATATTACAGGGGGTTACAGTCAAAATTTAATTTTTCTTGTACACATGCCTCTTTTCTTTTTTATTTCAGGCTATTTATTTAAATCACAATGTATAAAAGACTATTTTTTAAAAAAAACAATATCTTTATTACTTCCTTATTTTACTTTTTTAGTTATCCTATATCCTTTTGAATACCCATATTCAGTTGATACTAATATTTTCAAATATATTTTAAAACCAATTTATGGAGGACAACTTTTAAACAACGGCTTAATTGCATTTTGGTTTATAACTTGTCTTTTTTTAACCCAACAAGTTTTTAATTTACTAGTTCATAAAATAAATTCTAAAAAACTTCTTGCACTTATAGTGTTCTTATTTTATATAACTAGTTATATAAATTCCGAGATTTATTCTGTTTTTAAACTTCCTTGGAACGCTAATGTAGTTTTAGCTGCTATTCCTTTTTTTTACACAGGCTATTTATTTAAACTAAAGAAATACTCAATCAATTTAATAGTTATTTTAGTATTAAACATTATTTCCGCATATATTATTTATTACCAAACTCCTATTGCGTACGATATGAAAACTGCAAATTACGGAATACCTATTATTAGTTTTATTTTATCTACAGCCTCAATTCTTTTCATTATTTTTATTGCTAAAAAATTACAACATATCAATTTTATTTCTAAAAAGTTAAAATATATTGGAAGAAAATCAATGATAATAATGTTTTTACATCAACCAATATATATATTCCTTAAAAATAATTTTAACATTAATATTATTCTAACTTTTACTATGATTATAGGTTTTTCATGTTTATTTTATAAAATATTTGAACAAAATATAATTTGTAGAGTTTTGTTCTTAGGATCTAAAAAAGACTTAGACCTATTAAGAAATAATAGTAAGAATAAATTAAACTAA
- the pta gene encoding phosphate acetyltransferase, translating to MSKAIYIAAVESDSGKSLVSLGLLRMMLTKSSKVGYFRPIINEVKDSTLDDHTNTAINFFNLDIEYEDCYAYKHNEVVELLSEGKADDVIHTVIKKYKKLEAKYDYVLVEGTDFSGEGGFTELDVNLMIAKNLGIPALIVGSGNGKKKKDFVNTMQLTYKSFVRKEVDVIGIIANKIEVDEVDYIQKELEKSFPENIQINVIPRIDFLAYPTVREVLLALEGKVLFGEQFLDNAIGSYSTGAMQLRNYLTRIRENALVVTPGDRADIILGALQANASTNYPKIAGIILTGSLIPEESITKLIKGVQSTVPIISVEGGTFGITNKIGAVKSKIYASHSKKILLSLDTFDTYVNAEGLTNTLTSYHSVKLTPSMFQYNLLQKARAYKKHIVLPEGDDERIITAAARLQLLDIVDLTLLGDRNAIQFKCDQIGLQIDLDKINILNPEDSIHNDAFVETLCKARKHKGMTETIAKDLVSDVSYYGTLMIMNGLADGMVSGAVHTTMHTIKPSLQLIKTKPGVSVVSSVFFMCLSDRVSVMGDCAVNPNPNAEQLAEIAISSAQSAEAFGIEAKIAMLSYSSGSSGKGEEVEKVRKATEIVKKLHPELKIEGPIQYDAAVDMSVAKTKMPDSEVAGQASVLIFPDLNTGNNTYKAIQRETGALAIGPMLQGLNKPVNDLSRGCTVEDIFNTVLLTAIQAHQG from the coding sequence ATGAGTAAAGCTATTTATATTGCCGCAGTAGAATCTGACAGTGGTAAATCTTTGGTATCATTAGGTCTTTTAAGAATGATGTTAACCAAATCTTCTAAAGTAGGTTATTTTAGACCTATAATCAACGAAGTTAAAGACAGTACACTTGATGACCATACCAATACTGCTATTAATTTTTTCAACTTAGATATCGAATACGAAGATTGTTATGCCTATAAGCACAATGAAGTTGTAGAACTTTTAAGTGAAGGAAAAGCAGATGATGTAATTCATACTGTAATTAAAAAATATAAAAAACTAGAAGCCAAATACGACTATGTTTTGGTAGAAGGTACAGACTTTTCTGGTGAAGGTGGTTTTACAGAGTTAGACGTAAATTTAATGATTGCCAAAAATTTAGGAATTCCTGCTTTAATAGTAGGTTCTGGAAATGGTAAGAAAAAGAAAGATTTTGTAAATACAATGCAACTTACTTATAAATCTTTTGTAAGAAAAGAGGTTGATGTTATTGGTATTATTGCCAACAAAATTGAAGTTGATGAAGTAGACTATATTCAAAAAGAATTAGAAAAAAGTTTTCCAGAAAATATACAAATAAATGTTATTCCTAGAATAGATTTCTTAGCCTACCCAACAGTTAGAGAGGTTTTACTAGCTTTAGAAGGTAAAGTATTATTTGGAGAACAATTTTTAGATAACGCCATTGGTAGTTACAGTACAGGTGCAATGCAACTCCGTAACTATTTAACAAGAATAAGAGAAAATGCATTAGTGGTAACCCCTGGAGACAGAGCAGACATTATTTTAGGTGCTTTACAAGCAAATGCTTCAACCAATTATCCTAAAATTGCAGGTATTATTTTAACCGGTTCTTTAATTCCAGAAGAATCAATTACCAAATTAATTAAAGGGGTACAATCTACAGTGCCTATTATTTCTGTTGAAGGAGGTACTTTTGGTATTACAAATAAGATTGGGGCAGTAAAATCGAAAATTTACGCAAGTCATAGCAAAAAGATATTATTATCTTTAGATACTTTTGATACGTATGTAAATGCAGAAGGCTTAACCAATACACTTACATCATACCATTCTGTTAAACTAACACCTAGTATGTTTCAATATAATCTATTGCAAAAAGCAAGAGCTTATAAAAAACATATTGTTTTACCAGAAGGAGATGATGAAAGAATTATTACTGCTGCAGCTCGTTTACAATTATTAGATATTGTAGATTTAACGTTATTAGGAGATAGAAATGCAATTCAGTTTAAATGCGATCAAATTGGTTTGCAAATAGATTTGGATAAAATAAACATTCTAAACCCAGAAGACTCAATTCATAATGACGCTTTTGTAGAAACGTTGTGCAAAGCTCGTAAACATAAAGGTATGACAGAAACTATTGCTAAAGATTTAGTAAGCGATGTTTCTTATTACGGAACTTTAATGATTATGAATGGTTTGGCAGATGGTATGGTTTCTGGTGCAGTGCATACAACTATGCATACTATAAAACCATCACTACAATTAATTAAAACAAAACCCGGAGTATCAGTGGTATCCTCTGTATTTTTTATGTGTTTATCAGACAGAGTTTCTGTTATGGGAGATTGTGCTGTAAACCCTAACCCTAATGCTGAACAATTAGCAGAAATTGCAATTTCTTCAGCACAATCAGCAGAAGCTTTTGGAATTGAAGCAAAAATTGCCATGTTATCTTATTCTTCTGGAAGCTCTGGAAAAGGAGAAGAAGTAGAAAAGGTAAGAAAAGCAACAGAAATTGTAAAAAAACTACATCCAGAATTAAAAATTGAAGGGCCAATACAATATGATGCTGCAGTAGATATGTCTGTGGCAAAAACAAAAATGCCAGACTCTGAAGTAGCAGGACAAGCATCTGTTTTAATTTTTCCAGACTTAAATACAGGAAACAATACATACAAAGCAATACAAAGAGAAACTGGTGCTTTAGCAATTGGGCCAATGTTACAAGGTTTAAATAAACCGGTAAACGACTTAAGTAGAGGTTGTACGGTAGAAGATATTTTTAACACCGTTTTATTAACAGCAATACAAGCACACCAAGGATAA
- a CDS encoding RNA polymerase sigma factor, with amino-acid sequence MEINDNKLQINISKAKNGNQSAFRYLLDTFWSDVYNYQLKRTKSENEAEDITIQTFSKAFDKINTFNEQYVFKTWLIAISKNVHIDLLRKKSISIAADTSKEQEEKAYLVVDESPTPEDKIITEQNLAKLLRDIKQLKPKYQEVIQLRYFQELSYKEISEQINEPMNNVKVKLLRARKLLAEIIRKS; translated from the coding sequence TTGGAAATAAACGATAATAAACTTCAAATAAACATCTCTAAAGCTAAAAATGGAAATCAATCTGCATTTAGATACTTATTAGATACCTTTTGGTCTGATGTTTATAATTATCAATTAAAAAGAACTAAAAGCGAAAACGAAGCAGAAGATATTACCATTCAAACTTTTTCTAAAGCTTTTGATAAAATTAATACTTTTAATGAACAATACGTTTTTAAGACTTGGTTAATTGCCATTTCTAAAAATGTTCATATTGATTTACTTCGAAAAAAAAGTATTTCGATAGCTGCAGACACCTCTAAAGAACAAGAAGAGAAAGCGTATTTAGTGGTTGATGAAAGCCCTACACCTGAAGACAAAATTATTACCGAACAGAATTTAGCAAAATTGTTAAGAGATATTAAACAATTAAAACCTAAATACCAAGAAGTAATACAGTTGCGTTATTTTCAAGAATTATCTTATAAAGAAATTTCTGAGCAAATTAACGAACCAATGAACAACGTAAAAGTAAAATTGTTACGTGCAAGAAAATTATTAGCAGAGATTATCAGAAAATCTTAA